The following are encoded in a window of Pseudomonas graminis genomic DNA:
- the rssC gene encoding anti-sigma factor antagonist RssC, producing MSTGRIQFAEQDGTFVLKFVGEVRLTLCSALDATIERIFTSMNFSTVVIDLTETRSIDSTTLGLLAKLSILSRQKAGLLPTVVTTHEDITRLLQSMGFDQVFNIVGRPVPRPEALSDLPTQDQCEDVVKAKVLEAHKILMGLNDSNREAFRDLVNALEHQ from the coding sequence ATGAGTACCGGTAGAATCCAGTTCGCCGAGCAAGACGGCACATTCGTCCTCAAGTTTGTGGGTGAAGTGCGTCTGACGCTGTGCTCGGCGTTGGATGCGACAATTGAACGGATCTTCACCTCGATGAATTTCTCGACGGTGGTTATCGATCTGACCGAAACCCGCAGCATCGACAGCACGACCCTGGGTCTGCTGGCCAAGCTGTCGATCCTCTCGCGCCAGAAGGCCGGGTTGTTGCCGACGGTCGTCACCACCCATGAAGACATAACGCGGCTGCTGCAGTCCATGGGCTTCGATCAGGTCTTCAACATCGTCGGGCGTCCTGTTCCGCGTCCCGAAGCCTTGAGCGATCTGCCGACCCAGGATCAGTGCGAAGACGTGGTCAAGGCCAAGGTACTGGAGGCCCACAAGATTCTCATGGGCTTGAACGATTCGAACCGCGAAGCCTTCCGTGATCTGGTCAACGCCCTCGAACACCAGTAG
- the tal gene encoding transaldolase yields MTSKLEQLKQFTTVVADTGDFAAIEKLKPVDATTNPSLLLKAASSDSNSDRLKEAFTGSNNDINVASDRFAVAIGREILKVVPGRVSTEVDARLSFDTQACIDRADRIVGLYEDFGIGRDRILIKLASTWEGIKAAEALEKKGIQCNLTLLFSFAQAQACADAGVFLISPFVGRIYDWYKKAEGKDYVGAEDPGVQSVTRIYNYYKANDYKTVVMGASFRNLSQIEELAGCDRLTISPDLLHKLSEDTGTLEQKLKPGNGGEPRVTLNESQFRWASNEDAMATEKLAEGIRQFARDQVALEKMLSAKA; encoded by the coding sequence ATGACTTCCAAGCTGGAACAACTCAAGCAATTCACCACCGTCGTTGCCGACACCGGCGATTTCGCTGCCATCGAAAAACTCAAGCCCGTCGACGCCACCACCAACCCTTCCCTCTTGCTCAAGGCCGCTTCCAGCGACAGCAACAGCGACCGGTTGAAAGAGGCGTTCACCGGCAGCAACAACGACATCAACGTCGCCAGCGACCGTTTCGCCGTCGCCATCGGCCGCGAGATTCTGAAAGTGGTCCCGGGCCGCGTCTCCACCGAAGTGGACGCACGCCTGTCGTTCGACACCCAGGCCTGCATCGATCGCGCTGACCGCATCGTCGGTCTGTACGAAGATTTCGGCATCGGCCGCGACCGCATCCTGATCAAGCTGGCGTCGACCTGGGAGGGCATCAAGGCCGCTGAAGCGCTGGAAAAGAAAGGCATCCAGTGCAATCTGACCCTGCTGTTCTCTTTCGCTCAGGCTCAGGCCTGTGCCGACGCCGGCGTGTTTCTGATCTCGCCATTCGTGGGCCGCATCTACGACTGGTACAAGAAAGCCGAAGGCAAAGACTACGTCGGTGCAGAAGATCCGGGCGTGCAGTCGGTGACCCGCATCTACAACTACTACAAGGCCAACGACTACAAGACCGTGGTCATGGGCGCCAGCTTCCGTAACCTCAGCCAGATCGAAGAACTGGCCGGCTGCGACCGTCTGACCATCAGCCCTGACCTGCTGCATAAGCTGTCGGAAGACACCGGCACGCTTGAGCAGAAACTCAAGCCAGGCAATGGCGGCGAGCCGCGCGTGACCCTCAACGAAAGCCAGTTCCGCTGGGCTTCCAACGAGGACGCCATGGCCACCGAGAAACTGGCCGAAGGCATTCGTCAGTTCGCCCGTGACCAGGTTGCACTGGAAAAGATGCTGTCGGCCAAAGCCTGA